A window of the Acetobacteraceae bacterium genome harbors these coding sequences:
- the fabF gene encoding beta-ketoacyl-[acyl-carrier-protein] synthase II: MSSSIPHRKRVVITGIGMVSPLAVGAQNTWDYLVAGKSGIGSITHFDRTLYPAQVAGEVPEGETSEGKLNLDDWISPKDQKKMDRFIHLGLVAATQAVEDSGWKPTEEEDLCSTGVLIGSGIGGLQNIYNASLLINSGKKRVSPFFIPSALINLIAGHLSIKYGFKGPNHAVVTACATGLHAIGDASRLIQHGDADVMVAGGAEAAVCSIGVAGFNAAKALSTHFNDTPTKASRPWDKDRDGFVMGEGAGMVVLEEYEHAKRRGAKIYGELVGYGLSGDAYHITAPPEGHDGAFRAMKATLKDARMNADEVDYVNAHGTSTMADDLELSAVERIFGDHCRNLAMSSTKSAIGHLLGAAGAVETIFCLQAMNNNVAPPTLNLDDPSSETLIDRVAHTAQNRKIDVALSNSFGFGGTNASLILKKV; this comes from the coding sequence ATGAGCTCTTCAATTCCACACAGAAAACGCGTTGTGATTACCGGTATTGGGATGGTAAGTCCCTTGGCTGTAGGTGCCCAAAACACATGGGATTATCTAGTTGCAGGGAAATCAGGTATTGGATCTATAACTCATTTTGATCGGACACTTTATCCCGCACAGGTCGCTGGAGAGGTTCCTGAAGGAGAAACCTCCGAAGGAAAGTTGAATTTGGATGATTGGATTTCACCAAAAGATCAAAAGAAGATGGATCGATTCATTCATCTAGGCTTGGTAGCTGCGACACAGGCTGTTGAAGACTCTGGTTGGAAGCCAACAGAAGAGGAAGATTTGTGCTCTACAGGTGTTCTGATTGGCTCTGGTATAGGTGGGCTTCAAAATATTTATAATGCCTCTCTTTTAATTAATTCTGGGAAGAAGCGAGTTTCTCCATTCTTTATTCCTTCTGCTTTGATTAACCTAATTGCAGGACATCTTTCCATTAAGTATGGTTTTAAGGGGCCTAATCATGCTGTTGTTACTGCATGTGCAACAGGGCTACATGCAATTGGCGATGCTTCCCGTCTTATTCAGCATGGTGACGCCGATGTTATGGTCGCAGGTGGTGCAGAAGCTGCTGTTTGTTCTATTGGTGTGGCTGGATTTAACGCTGCTAAAGCGCTTTCAACGCATTTTAATGATACGCCAACAAAAGCGTCTCGCCCGTGGGATAAAGACCGTGATGGTTTTGTCATGGGAGAAGGTGCTGGTATGGTTGTTCTCGAAGAGTACGAGCATGCAAAACGTCGTGGTGCAAAAATTTATGGTGAGTTAGTCGGTTACGGACTTTCTGGAGATGCTTATCATATCACAGCTCCTCCAGAAGGGCATGATGGTGCTTTCAGAGCCATGAAAGCAACTCTCAAAGATGCGCGGATGAATGCGGATGAAGTAGATTATGTGAACGCCCATGGTACATCTACAATGGCAGATGATCTTGAATTAAGCGCTGTTGAAAGAATTTTTGGCGATCATTGTCGTAATCTTGCGATGTCTTCAACAAAATCTGCAATTGGTCACTTGTTGGGAGCTGCTGGTGCCGTGGAAACGATTTTTTGCCTGCAGGCAATGAATAATAATGTTGCACCTCCAACTTTAAACCTTGATGATCCAAGTTCGGAAACATTAATTGATCGCGTAGCACACACAGCTCAGAATCGAAAGATTGATGTTGCTCTTTCTAATAGCTTTGGATTTGGGGGAACAAATGCTTCTCTAATTCTTAAAAAAGTGTAA
- a CDS encoding acyl carrier protein yields MSDAIADKVKKIVVEHLGVDESKVTPDASFIDDLGADSLDTVELVMAFEEAFSVEIPEDAAEKISTVSDAIHYIENQKED; encoded by the coding sequence ATGAGTGACGCAATTGCAGATAAAGTAAAAAAAATCGTTGTCGAACATTTGGGTGTCGATGAAAGCAAAGTGACCCCTGACGCCTCTTTCATTGATGATCTTGGTGCTGATAGCCTTGATACAGTCGAATTGGTTATGGCCTTCGAAGAAGCTTTTTCTGTTGAAATTCCTGAAGATGCTGCTGAAAAAATTTCAACAGTTTCTGATGCTATTCATTATATCGAAAACCAGAAAGAAGACTGA
- the fabG gene encoding 3-oxoacyl-[acyl-carrier-protein] reductase, with the protein MSLFSLSGKRALVTGASGGIGAEIARLLHKQGAAITITGRNKEALDALAVELKKERIFVVPADLSNADEIETLVTKSEELMGGGIDILVNNAGLTRDNLAIRMKDQEWEEVIKVDLESPFRLSRTVLKGMLKRRSGKIISISSIVGATGNPGQANYAAAKAGMIGMSKALALEVASRGITVNVVAPGFIDTSMTEGLPEAIKKRLIDQIPLKRLGTPKDVASSVVFLASEEASWITGVTFHVNGGMAMI; encoded by the coding sequence ATGAGTCTATTTTCACTTTCAGGAAAAAGAGCTTTAGTTACTGGCGCATCTGGTGGTATTGGCGCTGAAATCGCACGCTTATTGCATAAGCAAGGCGCCGCTATTACAATCACGGGGCGCAACAAAGAAGCCTTGGATGCGCTTGCTGTCGAATTGAAAAAAGAGCGTATTTTTGTTGTTCCTGCTGACCTTTCTAATGCTGACGAAATTGAAACCTTAGTCACAAAATCCGAAGAGCTTATGGGCGGAGGTATTGATATTCTGGTCAATAATGCAGGGCTTACAAGGGATAATTTAGCGATTCGAATGAAGGATCAAGAATGGGAAGAAGTGATAAAGGTTGACTTAGAGAGTCCTTTTCGTTTATCTCGTACAGTTCTAAAGGGGATGCTAAAGCGTCGTAGTGGAAAGATTATTTCTATATCCTCTATCGTTGGAGCTACAGGAAATCCAGGGCAAGCTAATTATGCTGCTGCCAAGGCAGGGATGATTGGAATGAGTAAAGCTCTTGCTCTAGAGGTCGCCTCTCGTGGTATTACAGTAAATGTAGTTGCCCCAGGGTTTATTGATACCTCTATGACCGAGGGATTACCTGAAGCTATAAAGAAACGTTTGATAGACCAAATACCTCTCAAGCGTTTGGGGACCCCAAAGGATGTTGCCTCATCTGTCGTTTTTTTGGCATCTGAGGAAGCGAGCTGGATCACGGGTGTAACATTTCATGTTAACGGTGGGATGGCTATGATATAA
- the fabD gene encoding ACP S-malonyltransferase, with the protein MEFKHAFVFPGQGSQFTGMGKELFDQSPIARQVFEEVNDSLNENLSDLIFEGSQEDLTKTSNTQPALFAVSVAVLRVLENEGDFSISEKASALAGHSLGEYAALVASGALSISDGSRLLRLRGEAMQSAVPAGKGGMSAILGIDNDQAREICSELNQFGRIEIANDNGGGQIVLSGDILPVEKSLILGKEKGAKKTVLLAVSAPFHSSLMLPASTKMADAFAQMSWSGTMSPVWANITATPETDISKIPELLTKQITGEVRWRETIEGFVKQGITHHHELGAGKTLTGLAKRIDSRLQNDKACSMLEIEAMLERIFNPKEKV; encoded by the coding sequence ATGGAATTTAAGCATGCTTTCGTTTTTCCAGGCCAAGGTAGTCAGTTTACTGGTATGGGCAAAGAGTTATTTGATCAAAGCCCAATTGCACGTCAGGTTTTCGAAGAAGTTAATGATTCCTTAAATGAAAATTTGAGTGATCTTATTTTTGAGGGAAGCCAGGAGGATTTGACCAAAACGAGTAATACGCAGCCAGCGTTATTCGCTGTGTCCGTTGCAGTTTTACGCGTTTTAGAAAATGAAGGTGATTTTTCTATATCTGAAAAAGCATCTGCTTTGGCAGGCCATTCTTTGGGAGAATATGCTGCACTCGTAGCTTCAGGGGCTTTATCAATTTCAGATGGATCACGCCTCTTACGCTTGCGTGGAGAGGCTATGCAGTCAGCTGTTCCTGCTGGGAAAGGTGGGATGTCTGCAATTCTTGGCATAGATAATGATCAAGCGCGCGAAATCTGCAGTGAATTAAATCAGTTTGGTCGCATTGAAATTGCTAACGACAATGGAGGAGGGCAAATTGTTCTTTCAGGAGATATCCTTCCTGTTGAAAAATCTCTAATTTTAGGAAAAGAAAAAGGTGCAAAAAAGACTGTTTTATTAGCCGTTTCAGCTCCTTTTCATTCATCGCTCATGCTTCCAGCATCAACAAAAATGGCTGACGCATTCGCTCAAATGTCATGGAGTGGTACAATGTCTCCTGTTTGGGCCAATATTACTGCAACTCCAGAAACGGACATATCAAAGATACCAGAATTGCTAACAAAGCAAATTACTGGAGAAGTTCGGTGGCGAGAAACAATTGAGGGTTTTGTTAAGCAGGGGATTACCCACCACCATGAGTTAGGGGCAGGAAAAACCTTAACTGGCTTAGCTAAAAGAATTGATTCTAGATTGCAAAACGATAAAGCTTGTAGCATGCTTGAAATTGAGGCCATGCTTGAGCGTATTTTTAATCCAAAAGAAAAAGTTTAA
- a CDS encoding M13 family metallopeptidase — MNSSVFPGNDFFEYTNGTYIKNLKIPEDMSSYGAFNILRENSLKNQKAILEKLSTKTLKKDSDEEKLNCFYQSFLDEVTIEKLGIKPFLTKEKSIKNISQYQEFASFLGASNLGFNYSPFVLGIEQNQEDPTQYMFVLDQGVSAGVSGGLGLPDARYYTDPALVSKKKAYENYAKQMLSFLKWQNPDLLAKRIVNLETEIAGVLLPREQTRDAIKMFNPMTVSQLKEIAPSFDWNAYFKNAGVDDLSQDNKIFINVREPAAITAMSKIFAKTPIDTLKAWVAFRSFNKASPYLSSLYSNSEFKFNSQILAGVKQKPARWKLAINASNDALGWALGALYSEAYFSEESKKEVIDLIQQLKETFHYRLEHNSWMDEETKKSALKKLDHFDVQVGYPEKWRTYEGLEIKKGDLYGNVERAIAFDWRYQLNKLGKKVDRSEWEMFPQTVNAYNNPTMNEIVFPAAILQPPFFNPKADMAINYGAIGGVIGHEMTHAFDDQGRHYDFSGKLNDWWSKKSAENFEKQADRLISQYSQIELMPGLHINGKTTLGENIADLGGLTLALEAYKNQAQLKGISLEQRLDGWSGTQRVFLGWAQIWREKIRPDALRQLTLTNEHAAPVVRVNMPCHNIKQWLIDFNVTSDQVLFLPENERIEIW; from the coding sequence ATGAATTCTTCAGTTTTCCCAGGAAATGATTTTTTTGAATACACAAATGGAACTTATATTAAAAACTTAAAAATTCCAGAAGATATGAGTTCTTATGGTGCTTTTAATATTTTGAGAGAAAATTCTCTTAAAAATCAAAAAGCAATTTTAGAAAAATTATCGACAAAGACATTGAAAAAAGATTCTGACGAAGAAAAACTGAACTGTTTCTACCAATCTTTTTTGGATGAGGTCACTATTGAAAAACTCGGGATTAAACCATTTCTTACAAAAGAAAAAAGTATCAAGAATATATCCCAATACCAAGAGTTTGCGTCTTTTTTGGGAGCCTCAAATTTAGGATTCAATTATAGCCCGTTTGTTTTAGGTATTGAACAAAATCAAGAAGATCCAACGCAATATATGTTTGTCCTAGATCAAGGGGTGTCGGCAGGTGTCTCTGGTGGATTGGGGTTGCCGGATGCACGTTATTACACAGATCCTGCCTTGGTTTCTAAGAAAAAAGCTTATGAAAATTATGCAAAACAGATGCTTTCTTTTTTAAAATGGCAAAATCCAGACTTGCTTGCAAAACGAATTGTAAATCTTGAGACCGAAATCGCTGGAGTTCTTTTACCGAGAGAGCAAACAAGAGATGCGATAAAAATGTTTAATCCAATGACTGTATCTCAGCTTAAAGAAATAGCTCCTTCATTTGATTGGAATGCATATTTTAAAAATGCTGGTGTGGATGATCTCAGTCAAGATAATAAAATTTTTATTAATGTAAGAGAACCTGCTGCAATAACAGCTATGTCGAAAATTTTTGCGAAAACGCCTATTGATACCCTAAAAGCTTGGGTTGCGTTTAGAAGTTTTAATAAAGCGAGCCCTTATTTATCAAGCTTGTATTCTAATTCTGAGTTTAAATTTAATAGTCAGATTTTAGCTGGTGTAAAACAAAAACCAGCAAGATGGAAGTTAGCGATCAATGCTTCAAATGATGCATTAGGCTGGGCTTTGGGGGCATTATATAGCGAAGCTTATTTTTCAGAAGAATCTAAAAAAGAAGTTATAGATCTCATTCAGCAGCTAAAAGAAACATTTCACTATCGTTTAGAACATAATAGTTGGATGGATGAAGAAACCAAAAAATCTGCTCTTAAAAAATTGGATCATTTTGATGTTCAAGTAGGCTATCCGGAAAAATGGAGGACATACGAAGGGCTGGAGATTAAAAAAGGAGATTTGTATGGTAATGTCGAGCGGGCTATAGCATTTGATTGGCGTTATCAATTGAACAAATTGGGAAAAAAAGTTGACCGTTCTGAATGGGAAATGTTTCCACAAACTGTGAATGCTTATAATAATCCAACGATGAATGAAATTGTTTTTCCTGCGGCTATTTTGCAACCGCCATTTTTTAATCCAAAAGCAGATATGGCAATAAATTATGGTGCAATAGGGGGTGTTATTGGGCATGAAATGACGCATGCTTTTGATGATCAAGGGCGTCATTATGATTTTTCAGGAAAATTAAATGATTGGTGGAGTAAAAAATCAGCTGAAAATTTTGAAAAACAAGCTGATCGCCTAATCAGTCAATATTCTCAAATCGAGCTTATGCCTGGTCTTCATATTAATGGAAAGACAACTCTTGGGGAAAATATCGCAGATCTTGGCGGATTAACACTGGCATTAGAAGCCTATAAAAACCAAGCACAACTTAAAGGGATTTCTTTAGAGCAAAGACTTGATGGCTGGTCAGGCACGCAGCGTGTTTTTCTAGGCTGGGCTCAAATTTGGCGAGAAAAAATCCGTCCAGATGCTCTGCGACAATTAACATTAACAAATGAACACGCAGCACCTGTGGTAAGGGTAAATATGCCTTGTCATAATATTAAACAATGGCTCATAGATTTTAATGTAACATCAGATCAAGTTTTATTTTTGCCAGAAAATGAGCGTATTGAGATTTGGTAA
- the bioB gene encoding biotin synthase BioB, with translation MPYSTSTISVCRHDWKKEEVSALFTLPFADLLFKAQQIHRENHDPNRVQISSLLSIKSGGCPEDCAYCPQSSKYNTPVKADKLLPLETIISRAKSAKEQGADRFCLGAAWRSPKERDMNAICEMVSAVKALGLETCLTMGMLTDEQAEQLKDSGLDYYNHNLDTSEEFYGTVITTRTYQERLKTLKNVRDNGIHICCGGIIGMGESILDRAELIRTLANLPVHPESVPLNLLIRIEGTPLENLPDVDLFDFIKTIAVTRILMPKSHVRLAAGRKDLSDEAHALCFLAGANSIFLGDQLLTADNSSASRDEMLLKRLGIKTVQKTACC, from the coding sequence ATGCCTTATTCTACATCAACCATTTCCGTATGTCGTCATGATTGGAAAAAGGAGGAAGTATCCGCTTTATTCACTTTACCTTTTGCAGATCTTCTTTTTAAGGCACAGCAAATTCATAGAGAAAATCATGATCCTAACCGTGTTCAAATTTCCTCTTTACTTTCTATAAAAAGCGGTGGCTGCCCAGAGGATTGCGCCTATTGCCCACAGAGCTCTAAATACAACACCCCTGTAAAAGCAGATAAATTATTACCACTAGAGACGATTATTTCCAGAGCTAAAAGTGCGAAAGAGCAAGGCGCAGATCGTTTTTGTCTTGGTGCTGCTTGGCGTTCTCCAAAGGAAAGGGACATGAATGCTATCTGTGAAATGGTATCTGCTGTTAAAGCATTAGGCTTGGAAACATGCTTGACAATGGGCATGTTAACAGATGAGCAAGCTGAGCAACTTAAGGACTCTGGCCTAGATTATTATAACCATAATCTAGATACTTCAGAAGAATTTTATGGAACGGTCATCACAACACGTACATATCAAGAACGCTTAAAAACGCTTAAAAATGTAAGAGATAATGGCATTCATATTTGCTGTGGTGGGATTATTGGAATGGGAGAAAGCATTCTCGATCGTGCCGAATTGATCAGAACATTGGCAAATTTACCCGTGCATCCTGAAAGTGTCCCTCTAAATCTCTTAATTCGTATTGAAGGCACGCCATTAGAAAATCTTCCAGATGTTGATCTTTTTGATTTTATCAAAACAATTGCTGTTACGCGTATCTTGATGCCTAAAAGCCATGTTCGTTTAGCTGCTGGTCGCAAGGATTTATCAGATGAAGCTCATGCCCTATGCTTTTTGGCAGGCGCAAATTCTATCTTTTTAGGAGATCAACTATTAACAGCCGATAATTCTAGCGCCTCACGAGATGAAATGCTTTTGAAACGACTTGGCATCAAAACTGTTCAAAAGACAGCTTGTTGCTGA
- a CDS encoding MCE family protein: MARFKRSSTSKTLFRSQYANEWTGLLVLIGFVVFIASLVEAGFVRQWLAPSGTLYFILPPNGIAGIGVGSDIDVMGAHAGEIRQLRLNESGRMYAVGNIEPQFEPFIRTDSPVMISRRFIVAGASYMDVGRGRGQPLDWGFAVLNATVAPNPQNIIMETLKDIHARAVPAMDNIEAITQNVEAITKETRLIITGIEKGKGTVGALLSKEDTLQKVNKLLDSVELSIAQLRPLEKQLNSLASNVNHSMPHVDGVLKNVDDATGQLPAVLSEAEMTADSLRKLSNQLRSLWLLGGSGQQPGITANELALPPSKASS, from the coding sequence GTGGCTCGTTTTAAGCGTTCCAGCACCTCAAAGACATTGTTTCGTAGTCAGTATGCTAACGAATGGACAGGTTTACTTGTCTTAATAGGTTTTGTTGTTTTTATTGCTTCCCTTGTTGAAGCTGGTTTCGTTCGGCAATGGCTTGCGCCTTCAGGAACGCTTTACTTCATTCTGCCGCCTAACGGTATCGCGGGAATCGGTGTGGGAAGTGACATTGACGTTATGGGAGCGCATGCTGGTGAAATTCGTCAGTTGCGCCTCAATGAATCTGGTCGTATGTATGCGGTTGGAAATATTGAACCTCAGTTTGAGCCTTTCATTAGAACAGATAGCCCCGTTATGATTAGCCGACGTTTTATTGTCGCCGGTGCTAGCTATATGGATGTCGGAAGGGGACGTGGTCAGCCTCTTGATTGGGGATTTGCTGTTTTAAACGCAACAGTTGCACCTAATCCACAAAATATTATTATGGAAACGCTTAAAGATATTCATGCTCGAGCAGTTCCTGCTATGGATAACATTGAAGCTATTACACAAAATGTTGAAGCCATCACAAAAGAAACACGTTTAATTATTACTGGTATAGAAAAAGGTAAGGGGACTGTTGGTGCTCTTCTATCAAAAGAAGATACTCTTCAGAAAGTGAATAAACTTCTTGATAGTGTCGAGCTATCTATTGCTCAACTAAGACCTTTAGAGAAACAATTGAATAGTTTAGCATCTAATGTTAATCACTCCATGCCTCACGTCGATGGTGTCTTGAAAAACGTCGATGATGCGACTGGACAGTTGCCCGCGGTACTTTCTGAAGCAGAAATGACAGCAGATAGTTTAAGAAAACTTTCCAATCAATTACGTTCACTTTGGTTACTTGGTGGAAGTGGCCAACAGCCAGGAATAACTGCAAATGAATTAGCTCTTCCACCATCAAAGGCATCTTCATGA
- a CDS encoding ABC transporter ATP-binding protein, translating into MTETEKEKIQNKDTKIVLGDAALEIVDAVPFLEGFELALSRYNLTLSPGDCALIECQTPSMASAFFDFCMGLIPASQGSVKCLGLEWSKLSPIKANALRGKIGRTFQIGGWLDLLETEANILWPNLHHTSLPLDLLIRNATALAIKFGMPGLPLLTPNRLSPLDALRSQCIRAFLGYPQVLFFENPISLEHPDFYNSFMDTLSQARQRGVAVVWSSNNPSIWENTGLERCQRFRLDDDGLLPKKEIF; encoded by the coding sequence ATGACAGAAACAGAAAAAGAAAAGATCCAGAATAAAGATACTAAGATAGTTCTAGGGGATGCGGCTCTAGAAATAGTGGATGCAGTTCCTTTTTTGGAAGGTTTTGAGTTGGCACTTAGTCGTTATAATCTAACGCTTAGCCCTGGAGACTGTGCTTTAATTGAATGTCAAACGCCCTCTATGGCATCTGCTTTTTTTGATTTTTGCATGGGCCTCATTCCTGCATCTCAAGGCAGCGTGAAATGTCTCGGGTTGGAATGGAGTAAACTTTCTCCAATTAAAGCAAATGCCCTTAGAGGAAAAATTGGAAGAACGTTTCAGATTGGAGGCTGGTTGGATTTGTTAGAGACAGAAGCAAATATTCTTTGGCCTAATCTCCATCACACTTCTTTGCCTCTAGATTTACTCATTCGTAATGCGACGGCTTTGGCTATAAAATTTGGTATGCCTGGATTACCTTTATTAACGCCGAATCGTCTTTCGCCCTTGGATGCATTGCGTTCACAGTGCATTAGGGCATTTTTAGGGTATCCCCAAGTGCTTTTTTTTGAAAATCCTATTTCTTTAGAACACCCTGACTTTTATAATTCGTTCATGGACACTTTAAGCCAAGCACGTCAGCGAGGTGTCGCTGTTGTATGGTCTTCGAACAACCCCTCTATTTGGGAAAATACAGGGTTAGAACGTTGCCAAAGATTTCGTTTGGATGATGATGGTTTACTTCCAAAGAAGGAGATATTTTAG
- a CDS encoding ABC transporter permease, producing the protein MVKVPVHFHWIEAALSALGKFVFFHPRFFLTFIGVSWGVITAACVPASWRRSVKIDFWRTLNQAALGGVPSTLVTAILGGIGIVTQAVYWLGFAGMSQSTGSVLSGILVKEIGPLLVGIILLGRSGSLIVADLSSLSLSGQIKAFEAMGVDSFLQFMMPRTVALTLSSFTLGMLFSVIALVTGYVACWAENTATMPIWSFLYQVTSSIDPINYIAIPVKFLLTGFAVGISSTLTGLDVSVSENMTKVIPKGFTRGIVAILILNVAADVLIK; encoded by the coding sequence CTGGTGAAAGTTCCTGTTCACTTCCATTGGATAGAAGCTGCGCTTTCGGCACTAGGGAAGTTTGTCTTTTTTCATCCACGCTTCTTTTTAACATTTATTGGTGTTAGCTGGGGAGTGATAACGGCAGCATGTGTGCCAGCGTCATGGAGAAGAAGTGTTAAGATTGATTTTTGGAGAACACTGAACCAAGCTGCTTTAGGAGGTGTTCCAAGTACATTAGTGACGGCCATTTTGGGCGGTATTGGAATCGTTACACAGGCTGTTTATTGGCTTGGTTTTGCAGGTATGTCTCAAAGCACTGGCTCTGTTCTTTCTGGTATTCTTGTCAAAGAAATTGGGCCTTTACTTGTCGGTATTATTTTATTGGGACGTTCAGGCTCACTTATTGTCGCAGATTTGAGTTCCTTGAGCCTTTCAGGGCAAATTAAAGCCTTTGAAGCAATGGGAGTAGACTCTTTCTTGCAGTTTATGATGCCAAGAACAGTTGCTTTGACACTAAGCTCTTTTACGCTTGGTATGCTCTTTAGCGTTATTGCATTAGTTACAGGATATGTTGCATGTTGGGCAGAAAATACGGCTACCATGCCAATTTGGTCTTTCCTTTATCAAGTTACCTCAAGCATTGATCCTATAAATTATATCGCTATTCCAGTGAAATTCTTGCTCACGGGGTTTGCTGTCGGTATTAGCTCGACACTTACAGGATTAGATGTGTCTGTATCGGAAAACATGACTAAAGTAATTCCAAAAGGATTTACCAGAGGGATCGTTGCTATTTTAATTTTAAATGTTGCTGCGGATGTTCTTATCAAATGA